One segment of Hippopotamus amphibius kiboko isolate mHipAmp2 chromosome 2, mHipAmp2.hap2, whole genome shotgun sequence DNA contains the following:
- the NFIL3 gene encoding nuclear factor interleukin-3-regulated protein — protein sequence MQLRKMQSIKKEQASLDAGSSVDKMMMLNSTLTEVSEDLTTGEELLLNEGSVGKNKSSACRRKREFIPDEKKDAMYWEKRRKNNEAAKRSREKRRLNDLVLENKLIALGEENASLKAELLSLKLKFGLISSTAYAQEIQKLSNSTAVYFQDYQTSKATVSAFVDEHEPSVVASSCISVIKHSPQSSLSDVSEVSSLEHSQEGPVQSGCRSPESKFQVIKQEPMELESYAREPRDDRGAYRAAVYQNYMGSSFPGYSHSPPLLQVTRSSSNSPRTSETDEGVVGKSSDGEDEQQVPKGPIHSPVELQRVHATVVKVPEVNSSALPHKLRIKAKAMQIKVEAFDHEFDGTQKLSSPVDMTSKRHFELEKHNTPSLVHSSLTPFSVQVTNIQDWSLKSEHWHQKELNGKTQNSFKTGGVEVKDNGYKGSDPENLFLKQGIANLSAEMVSLKRLIATHQISASDSG from the coding sequence ATGCAGCTGAGAAAAATGCAGAGCATCAAGAAGGAGCAGGCATCTCTTGATGCTGGTAGCAGCGTGGACAAGATGATGATGCTTAATTCCACCTTAACCGAAGTCTCCGAAGACTTGACGACAGGGGAAGAGCTCCTTCTCAATGAAGGAAGTGTGGGGAAAAACAAATCTTCAGCATGTCGGAGGAAACGGGAATTCATTCCCGACGAGAAGAAAGATGCCATGTATTGGGAAAAGAGACGGAAAAATAACGAAGCTGCCAAGAGGTCTCGGGAGAAGCGTCGACTGAACGACCTGGTTTTGGAGAACAAACTCATCGCACTGGGAGAAGAAAACGCCAGTTTAAAAGCTGAACTGCTTTCCCTAAAATTAAAGTTTGGTTTAATTAGCTCGACAGCCTACGCCCAGGAGATTCAGAAACTCAGTAACTCTACAGCTGTGTACTTTCAAGACTACCAGACTTCCAAAGCCACCGTGAGCGCCTTTGTGGATGAGCACGAGCCCTCGGTGGTGGCCAGCAGTTGCATTTCTGTTATCAAGCACTCTCCGCAGAGCTCTCTGTCCGACGTTTCGGAAGTGTCCTCGCTAGAACATTCGCAGGAGGGCCCTGTGCAGAGTGGCTGCAGAAGCCCAGAAAGCAAGTTCCAGGTCATCAAGCAAGAGCCGATGGAACTGGAGAGCTATGCCAGGGAGCCCAGAGATGACCGGGGTGCCTACCGAGCGGCCGTGTATCAGAACTACATGGGGAGTTCTTTTCCTGGCTACTCTCACTCTCCCCCTCTGCTGCAAGTCACCCGATCCTCCAGTAACTCTCCGAGGACATCGGAAACTGATGAAGGCGTGGTAGGAAAGTCATCCGATGGAGAGGATGAGCAGCAGGTCCCCAAGGGCCCGATCCACTCTCCCGTTGAACTTCAGCGTGTCCATGCCACCGTGGTTAAAGTTCCAGAAGTGAATTCCTCTGCCTTGCCACACAAGCTTCGGATTAAAGCCAAAGCCATGCAGATAAAAGTGGAAGCCTTTGATCACGAATTTGACGGCACGCAAAAACTCTCCTCGCCTGTTGACATGACGTCTAAGAGACATTTCGAACTCGAGAAGCATAACACCCCCAGTCTGGTGCATTCTAGTCTCACTCCCTTTTCAGTGCAAGTGACTAACATTCAAGATTGGTCTCTCAAATCCGAACACTGGCATCAAAAAGAACTTAATGGCAAAACTCAGAATAGTTTCAAAACTGGAGGGGTCGAAGTGAAAGACAATGGTTACAAAGGCTCTGACCCAGAGAATTTGTTTCTGAAGCAGGGCATAGCAAACTTGTCTGCAGAGATGGTCTCACTTAAAAGACTTATAGCCACACATCAAATCTCTGCTTCAGACTCTGGGTAA